Proteins found in one Actinomycetota bacterium genomic segment:
- a CDS encoding menaquinol-cytochrome c reductase cytochrome b subunit, producing MSEQVEIDQETYDRLIAEGKSERIARAKAKAAAVRKAKAQGREEAGAADEGAARKEPAEAAVGDGEEGVPATKAATATEEVPAGRLTPAQRAARVAAALGPDGGGPNLQTREDHTHRLLAMIPPEGIQQVQSKQADKVYTWPHLFAVEFVSLLAVSALLLVVSYFLDPTFRALANPNLTPNPSKAPWYFLGLQELLRYFHPMVAGVTIPGVGLIVLGATPYLDRNPSMHPEYRKFAAMAFTFFMVMWTWLVVFGSFFRGPGFNFIWPWLDGLYFEM from the coding sequence ATGTCCGAGCAGGTCGAGATCGACCAGGAGACCTACGACCGGCTGATCGCCGAGGGCAAGAGCGAGCGGATCGCCCGCGCCAAGGCCAAGGCGGCGGCCGTTCGCAAGGCCAAGGCCCAGGGCCGTGAAGAGGCCGGCGCGGCCGACGAGGGCGCGGCGCGGAAGGAACCCGCGGAAGCCGCCGTCGGCGACGGGGAAGAGGGCGTCCCGGCGACCAAGGCGGCCACCGCCACCGAGGAGGTGCCCGCGGGGCGGCTCACGCCCGCGCAGCGGGCCGCACGGGTCGCGGCCGCGCTCGGACCGGACGGGGGCGGGCCGAACCTCCAGACGCGCGAGGACCACACCCACCGCCTGCTGGCGATGATCCCCCCCGAGGGCATCCAGCAGGTGCAGAGCAAGCAGGCGGACAAGGTGTACACCTGGCCGCACCTGTTCGCGGTCGAGTTCGTCTCGCTGCTGGCGGTCTCCGCACTACTGCTCGTGGTGAGCTACTTCCTCGATCCGACCTTCCGCGCGCTGGCCAACCCCAATCTCACGCCCAACCCGTCGAAGGCGCCGTGGTACTTCCTGGGGTTGCAGGAGCTGCTGCGCTACTTCCACCCGATGGTCGCCGGCGTGACGATCCCGGGCGTCGGCTTGATCGTCCTCGGTGCCACCCCCTACCTGGACCGCAACCCGTCGATGCACCCCGAGTACCGCAAGTTCGCGGCCATGGCCTTCACCTTCTTCATGGTGATGTGGACGTGGTTGGTGGTGTTCGGTTCGTTCTTCCGCGGCCCCGGGTTCAACTTCATCTGGCCTTGGCTCGACGGCCTGTACTTCGAGATGTAG
- a CDS encoding cytochrome b N-terminal domain-containing protein yields the protein MFRPGSIYRRGYRDTSRDRALAAMNNVLYHLHPVKVKRHGLKLTYTYCLGGLSFFLFVGLTITGIFLMFFYRPTAGPGQELAYLDMRDIIANVTFGQLVRNLHRWAAHLMVFTVFLHMARVFYHGAYKPPREFNWVVGIMLLQLTLLLSFTGYLLPWDQLAIWAVQVGTSMMGYTPVFGRQVQFVLLGGVEIGPNTLLRWYVLHVLFLPFILVLFLAVHFWRIRKDGGISGPL from the coding sequence ATGTTCCGCCCGGGGTCGATCTACCGGCGGGGCTACCGCGACACGTCCCGTGACCGTGCGCTCGCGGCCATGAACAACGTGCTGTACCACCTGCACCCGGTCAAGGTGAAGCGTCACGGCCTGAAGCTGACCTACACGTACTGCCTCGGGGGGCTGTCGTTCTTCCTGTTCGTCGGACTGACGATCACCGGCATCTTCCTGATGTTCTTCTACCGGCCGACCGCCGGGCCCGGGCAGGAACTGGCGTACCTGGACATGCGGGACATCATCGCCAACGTCACATTCGGGCAGTTGGTGCGCAACCTCCACCGGTGGGCCGCCCACCTGATGGTGTTCACGGTGTTCCTGCACATGGCCAGGGTCTTCTATCACGGGGCGTACAAGCCTCCCCGGGAGTTCAACTGGGTCGTGGGGATCATGCTCCTGCAGCTGACGCTGCTGCTGTCGTTCACCGGGTACCTGCTGCCGTGGGACCAGCTCGCGATCTGGGCGGTACAGGTCGGCACCTCGATGATGGGCTACACGCCGGTGTTCGGCCGCCAGGTGCAGTTCGTCCTCCTCGGTGGCGTGGAGATCGGGCCCAACACGCTGCTGCGGTGGTACGTGCTCCACGTGTTGTTCCTGCCGTTCATCCTGGTCCTGTTCCTGGCCGTGCACTTCTGGCGGATCCGCAAGGACGGCGGCATCTCGGGGCCGCTGTGA
- a CDS encoding 4Fe-4S binding protein, giving the protein MGKTDRGEHPLMFDDYTVDTVDAQWLQERVKPKRHIGLTAELCILCRACEDVCPWECIYMMDPAVIRDATNPEIKSLAETSGAVFIIDDAECTRCAICVERCPSDALWLGRVEGY; this is encoded by the coding sequence GTGGGTAAGACCGACCGGGGTGAGCATCCCTTGATGTTCGACGACTACACGGTCGACACGGTCGACGCGCAGTGGCTGCAGGAGCGGGTCAAGCCCAAGCGCCACATCGGGCTGACCGCCGAGCTGTGCATCCTGTGCCGCGCCTGCGAGGACGTGTGCCCGTGGGAGTGCATCTACATGATGGACCCCGCGGTGATCCGGGATGCCACCAACCCGGAGATCAAGTCGCTAGCGGAGACGTCCGGTGCGGTGTTCATCATCGACGACGCCGAGTGCACCCGCTGCGCGATCTGCGTGGAGCGGTGCCCGTCCGACGCTCTGTGGCTCGGGCGAGTCGAGGGCTACTAG
- a CDS encoding TlpA family protein disulfide reductase, with amino-acid sequence MILSVLAVAVAITGCGDGPQTQVSDVASVPVLGTLEPGQRLPDATLPRLDRPGELHTAELRGAPALINFWATWCAFCVEEMPDLEAVHRELGDEVRFVGVDKEDDLDKARTLARQTGVTYEQVVDADGSFYRAVAARGMPTTVLVDRDGRIVHRHAGPVTADQLRALIAQHLGHSGG; translated from the coding sequence TTGATCCTGTCCGTCCTGGCGGTCGCAGTGGCCATCACCGGTTGCGGGGACGGCCCGCAGACGCAGGTGTCGGACGTCGCGTCGGTGCCGGTGCTGGGCACGCTGGAGCCCGGCCAGCGCCTCCCCGACGCCACCCTGCCGCGCCTGGACCGGCCGGGCGAGCTGCACACCGCCGAGCTTCGCGGAGCGCCGGCCCTGATCAACTTCTGGGCCACCTGGTGCGCGTTCTGCGTCGAGGAGATGCCGGATCTGGAGGCCGTCCACCGTGAGCTCGGCGACGAGGTGCGCTTCGTCGGCGTCGACAAGGAGGACGATCTGGATAAGGCGCGTACGCTGGCCCGCCAGACCGGGGTGACCTACGAACAGGTCGTCGACGCCGACGGCAGCTTCTACCGGGCCGTGGCAGCCCGCGGCATGCCCACCACGGTGCTGGTCGACCGCGACGGCAGGATCGTCCACCGTCACGCCGGGCCGGTCACGGCCGACCAACTCCGGGCGCTGATCGCGCAGCACCTGGGTCATTCCGGCGGATGA
- the hemL gene encoding glutamate-1-semialdehyde 2,1-aminomutase, translating to MERSEQLFARALRVIPGGVNSPVRAFGSVGGTPPFLTRGEGPYVWDEDGARYVDLVQSWGPLPLGHAHPEVVAAAAAALRRGSTFGAPTRGEVEIAEELVAAVPSLEQVRLVSSGTEAVMSAVRLARGVTGRSVVIKFAGHYHGHSDAVLVQAGSGVATLGVPGSPGVTPGAAGDTVVAAWNDLDGLDRALEEAGDDVAAIICEPIPANMGLVPPVDGFLAALRDRADQAGALLIFDEVITGFRLGRGGAQRWAGVVPDLTVLGKAIGGGLPLAAFGGRADVMGELAPAGRVYQAGTLSGNPVAVAAGLAQLRLLDDAAFTRLSAVTTALVGGLARAFDAAGVVANVGQVGALAGVTFGPTKVVDHATAREADHAAYARFFHAMLRRGVYLPPSGYEILFPSLAHDGEPLRAVVDAARDAAEDLAGR from the coding sequence ATGGAGCGCTCCGAGCAGCTGTTCGCCCGCGCGCTGCGGGTCATCCCCGGCGGCGTGAACTCGCCCGTGCGCGCCTTCGGGTCCGTCGGGGGGACGCCGCCGTTCCTCACCCGTGGTGAGGGCCCGTACGTGTGGGACGAGGACGGCGCCCGCTACGTCGACCTGGTGCAGTCGTGGGGGCCGCTGCCGTTGGGGCACGCCCACCCGGAGGTGGTCGCCGCGGCTGCGGCGGCGCTGCGACGCGGCTCGACGTTCGGAGCCCCGACCCGCGGGGAGGTCGAGATCGCCGAGGAGCTGGTCGCGGCCGTGCCGTCCCTGGAGCAGGTCCGGCTGGTCTCGTCGGGGACCGAGGCGGTCATGAGCGCGGTCCGGCTGGCACGCGGTGTGACCGGCCGCAGCGTGGTGATCAAGTTCGCGGGCCACTACCACGGCCACAGCGACGCGGTCCTGGTCCAGGCGGGGTCGGGTGTCGCCACTCTCGGTGTCCCCGGGTCTCCCGGTGTCACGCCCGGTGCGGCCGGCGACACGGTCGTCGCTGCGTGGAACGACCTGGACGGCCTCGACCGGGCGCTGGAGGAGGCCGGTGACGACGTCGCCGCGATCATCTGCGAACCGATCCCCGCCAACATGGGGCTGGTCCCCCCGGTGGACGGCTTCCTGGCGGCGCTGCGCGACCGCGCCGACCAGGCCGGTGCGCTCCTGATCTTCGACGAGGTGATCACCGGGTTCCGGCTCGGGCGGGGCGGGGCGCAGCGGTGGGCGGGCGTCGTCCCGGACCTGACCGTCCTGGGCAAAGCGATCGGGGGCGGTCTGCCGCTGGCGGCCTTCGGCGGTCGGGCCGACGTGATGGGTGAGCTGGCCCCGGCAGGCCGCGTGTACCAGGCGGGGACGCTGTCGGGGAACCCGGTTGCGGTCGCGGCGGGCCTGGCGCAGCTGCGCCTCCTCGACGACGCCGCGTTCACCCGGCTCAGCGCGGTGACCACGGCACTGGTCGGCGGACTCGCGCGCGCGTTCGACGCGGCCGGCGTCGTGGCGAACGTTGGGCAGGTCGGGGCGCTGGCGGGCGTGACGTTCGGTCCGACCAAGGTCGTCGACCACGCCACCGCCCGTGAGGCCGACCACGCGGCCTACGCACGGTTCTTCCACGCGATGCTGCGTCGCGGCGTGTACCTCCCCCCGTCGGGGTACGAGATCCTGTTCCCGTCGCTGGCGCACGACGGGGAGCCCCTCCGGGCCGTGGTGGACGCGGCCAGGGACGCCGCCGAGGACCTGGCGGGGCGATGA